The DNA region AACAACATTGATCCTAATGTTGTAACTTGCTTATTATCATGTTGATGACTTAAACACTGTAATGTCATCCCCATTGATATTGGATTTCCTTTTGTATCTAATAAACGTTCTCCATGCCTTGCTGCTAATTTTCCAAGTTCCTCTTTAAGATAAGAATACATTTCTTTACGCTCGGCAATAAGTTGCTTATAACCTGCTATTCCAAGGCTCAACAATGTTATCATAACATCCATAGTAGAACTTGCACTTGCACGACCTGGATACATTTTTGATATACGATCCAAAAGGTTTTTATCAAATGATCCAATTACTGCACCACCCACGGGtacaagaaaatttttatctgtaCTTTGAACAAATGCATCAACGCGACCCTTACGCGATGCTTCTTGTATGAGACGCATACATCTTGTACTCTGTAACCTTTTAACAATATAGTAAAATGTACCTAATTTTTAcctatattagaaatatttagaaaCTGTTAAAAGAACATTGCTAAATTCTTACCCATAAGCATTATTTACTAAGTGGGGTATATTATATTGCGTACACAAAACTGCAATTAAATCAACTGAATCACATGCTCTAGGTGCAAAGCAACTTGTTGTTGTAAGTACACAAGCTACACTTTCTCCAAGAGCTACCATCTGGGCTTCGAGTCTTTGCATATCTGTTTTTAATTCATCTCCAACTATTTGCATTTCAATTACTACAGGTTCTAAACCTGCTGTAATTATAGACTTGAAACTTGATTTTTGATCGATTCGAGGCCATAAAACATACTTTGCTCGTGGTCTACCTTGTTTGAGAGTCAACATACATAGTACTAAACTCATGCCTGTAGCCATAGGAGATAAGAAACAACCAGCTATACTTTTTACGCCTACAagtataaatgtttaattaaatttttctaaaaataaaagaatataatacagaaaatattccttttcttacCCATATAACGTATTACTTCCAATACCAAAGCATTTGTCAATTTATACATGAGACTGCTACCAGCAGCTTTTGGTTGTACTTCTTCTAGATCACCTGATCTACCAATTCCATGTCCCATGCGAAAATGTCTTCTTGCTACTATACTTGATGCAATTCTTGCTTCACGTTCTCCGACACTACAGTTAGAAGGAAAATTGTTGCTATCCATTTGCGAAAGATCAGAGAGAAAAGCTTCTATTGTTGCGTCATCCCATCCCTCTTCTGGCCATTGTCtctatattttgtaaaaatttataacatacatttctatttacgaataggaatatataattcgatatattattttgtatctaCAAGTAATACATACATGTTCAATAAAATGTCTTATATGGTTTTCGCGAGTTTTCTTTGCATTTAAACCTTGTTGCACATACGTAGAAGGTATAAGCTTTTCTGCCAAACTGAACGCttgattattcatttttcagaCTGGCTTAATACTCTTACTTTGCAAATATTATGTAGATCGATGTCTTAGTACACCATTgcttgataattattaaaagaaattgcaatgaattattattgatatattataaagaattgtATTTCACTTATAACTATTATCTTATAATATGATCAACAAATATTGTGTACTGAACATTAatcatatttacataaatttaaaaatatgtgcaaaaaaactatatttataatacaccACAATTAATTCTTCATTTAATGTAAAACAAATCTATATTGAATGATAATatgtaatgaataaatataatatatctaacatctaaaagaaataaataaagatataacatttattaaagagaataatgtttcaatgacaataaataataaaatcaactaATATAGAATGAGTATTTATTACAGTGTAATGTTAGATCCTAGAATtgtagaaaaacaaagaaaatgtattctaaatgtaaaaacatatataaaatatcaatttttacctatataaatgaataaagaagaCTAATAAAACACAAATGGGATatgtgaaaaaaagatttattaagaaatcggtaacaaaatagaaataatagattAACTTAATGAAGCCAATATTCGTAtagtacaaaaataaatatttatttaaatataaataaaaataatattaattacatgataaaagatatgacgagaaaaatattgctCACTGAATAtcagaaataacaataataaatgcgcagtattaaatttaacgaaacatatgataaaaaacgagataacatacacacacgactatattacaaaattatagcatttttttaatatgtaactacaaataaataaacgaataagtaaataaacaaattaaataaataaaaaacaaataaacaaataaacaaaaaaaaaagaaaaatgttcttaaaaaatttctctttctttctctctctacacacatatacgcacacacacttTCATTATCTCACATGGAGAGGAAGGTTATGTTATGTCATCGCACTAATTGGGTCCCtaaaggataaaatattaaattgtgaGAAATATCGGGAGAAGAATGAAGTAGGAAGGAAAAGAGTCGTAACGCAGGGATTTCGATTGTCGAATTGTCATGCGAAAAAAGTTCGTTGATTTTTCGATGAGAcgctttttaaaatataatacgttcATAAAACGAATTAAGTCgatgtagaagaaaaaatcacCGATTAAAAAGTGGGTTGGGCCGCAAGCCCAAGAGAGTCAAAGTTACGTTAGGTTCCCGCTCTCTGATAGATAGAAAGCATCTCCAAATAATACGTGGAGAATGTCGAGAAGACCTCGAAGATATATAatcataagaagaaaatatatttttgaaaaaaaaggactaCATGTGTCGATACCCCACGCTCGTGGAAGCTTCCAAAGGATTGTCAAAACGACGGACAGAGACAATAGTCCAAGACGAATTTACAGGTTATGTTACGTCGAGGTCACCTAAATCGGATTAATTTTACGCAACAGAAACGATGCAACGTAATTGCTCGTGCACAAGGGAGTCGAAGTCTACGTTCCAATTGTGCTCAACGCGATGAGTACTACGGACGCGTGGAAGTTTGCGAAAATTGCGAAGTACGTGCTTTTACCTCGGATTTTGGCGTTCGGGCAACGGCGGACGGACGGTTTACACACGGCGCTACGGACGAATTCGTCGTCCGTCGCCTCGACAAGTCAAAGTGATCCGCGTCTTATCCGCGCCTCGACTATCCGGCAGGTGCAAATCATTTCtctgataattatattatcatcagTACATaccatcttctttttcatttcacgaTCATATACCGATCGCTtacatcgatcgaaaaaaaatgcattttaattatatttgatcttctttcctatcttatatttttccttcctttttctgtaTTC from Vespa velutina chromosome 3, iVesVel2.1, whole genome shotgun sequence includes:
- the LOC124947461 gene encoding O-phosphoseryl-tRNA(Sec) selenium transferase isoform X3, whose product is MNNQAFSLAEKLIPSTYVQQGLNAKKTRENHIRHFIEHRQWPEEGWDDATIEAFLSDLSQMDSNNFPSNCSVGEREARIASSIVARRHFRMGHGIGRSGDLEEVQPKAAGSSLMYKLTNALVLEVIRYMGVKSIAGCFLSPMATGMSLVLCMLTLKQGRPRAKYVLWPRIDQKSSFKSIITAGLEPVVIEMQIVGDELKTDMQRLEAQMVALGESVACVLTTTSCFAPRACDSVDLIAVLCTQYNIPHLVNNAYGVQDVCVSYKKHRVRVALMHLFKVQIKIFLYPWVVQ
- the LOC124947461 gene encoding O-phosphoseryl-tRNA(Sec) selenium transferase isoform X2; amino-acid sequence: MDSNNFPSNCSVGEREARIASSIVARRHFRMGHGIGRSGDLEEVQPKAAGSSLMYKLTNALVLEVIRYMGVKSIAGCFLSPMATGMSLVLCMLTLKQGRPRAKYVLWPRIDQKSSFKSIITAGLEPVVIEMQIVGDELKTDMQRLEAQMVALGESVACVLTTTSCFAPRACDSVDLIAVLCTQYNIPHLVNNAYGLQSTRCMRLIQEASRKGRVDAFVQSTDKNFLVPVGGAVIGSFDKNLLDRISKMYPGRASASSTMDVMITLLSLGIAGYKQLIAERKEMYSYLKEELGKLAARHGERLLDTKGNPISMGMTLQCLSHQHDNKQVTTLGSMLFLRNVSGTRVITTTDSKHIVSHKFEGWGAHNSNYPVPYLTVAAALGMKRSDVDAFIQRLDKALTKVRRRSASVTPTASLAGSSINGDAGGAGGPGESSTASTSRASSKDSLRK
- the LOC124947461 gene encoding O-phosphoseryl-tRNA(Sec) selenium transferase isoform X1, producing the protein MNNQAFSLAEKLIPSTYVQQGLNAKKTRENHIRHFIEHRQWPEEGWDDATIEAFLSDLSQMDSNNFPSNCSVGEREARIASSIVARRHFRMGHGIGRSGDLEEVQPKAAGSSLMYKLTNALVLEVIRYMGVKSIAGCFLSPMATGMSLVLCMLTLKQGRPRAKYVLWPRIDQKSSFKSIITAGLEPVVIEMQIVGDELKTDMQRLEAQMVALGESVACVLTTTSCFAPRACDSVDLIAVLCTQYNIPHLVNNAYGLQSTRCMRLIQEASRKGRVDAFVQSTDKNFLVPVGGAVIGSFDKNLLDRISKMYPGRASASSTMDVMITLLSLGIAGYKQLIAERKEMYSYLKEELGKLAARHGERLLDTKGNPISMGMTLQCLSHQHDNKQVTTLGSMLFLRNVSGTRVITTTDSKHIVSHKFEGWGAHNSNYPVPYLTVAAALGMKRSDVDAFIQRLDKALTKVRRRSASVTPTASLAGSSINGDAGGAGGPGESSTASTSRASSKDSLRK